The Mesobacillus jeotgali genome window below encodes:
- a CDS encoding zinc ribbon domain-containing protein YjdM, which yields MSKLPNCPKCSSEYTYEDGPLLICPECAHEWDPAAEMANGEDSRVIKDSNGNILSDGDTVSVIKDLKVKGTSSVIKIGTKAKNIRLIDGDHDIECKLEGFGAMKLKSEFVKKI from the coding sequence ATGTCCAAATTGCCAAATTGTCCAAAATGCAGTTCAGAATATACATATGAGGATGGGCCGCTGCTCATTTGTCCAGAATGCGCCCATGAGTGGGATCCTGCTGCTGAAATGGCTAATGGAGAGGATAGCAGGGTAATCAAAGATTCAAACGGGAATATTCTGAGCGATGGAGATACCGTTTCTGTCATCAAAGACCTTAAAGTGAAAGGTACATCATCAGTAATTAAAATCGGCACTAAGGCTAAAAATATCCGTTTAATTGATGGTGACCATGATATTGAGTGTAAACTGGAAGGATTTGGTGCGATGAAGCTAAAATCTGAATTTGTTAAGAAAATATAA